In Clostridium sp. DL-VIII, the following proteins share a genomic window:
- a CDS encoding ParB/RepB/Spo0J family partition protein, whose amino-acid sequence MSNFNMMSLVNSKSKGIKEINTEDYKRIKLDPRNVIPSQSNFYSQDNIEELADTFLLVGQQQPTVLGRVNNEFRIISGHRRNLANILNIERGHKEYEEVEYLYKDMTEAFFELSLIIGNAFTRKLSPFEETEQVIRLKKALIRARDEDGLEIKGKLRNVVAELMNTSRTQVARMEAINNNLTEEAKEQFKEGNLGITVAYETSKLPEEEQKEIAKKVANGEEIKSKDIVTVVQETRKETVSVSDTKANEENDINLVVIDNDVVDKDTGEIVEQIVPEYLSKSVIDRIKEMTTSEMADFLCEKCTGIGGGNGCSGLCDFALSCKYTNRREVCLQWLNSKQ is encoded by the coding sequence ATGAGTAATTTTAATATGATGTCCTTAGTCAATAGCAAAAGTAAGGGCATTAAAGAAATTAATACAGAAGATTACAAGAGAATAAAGTTAGATCCTCGAAATGTTATCCCATCACAAAGCAACTTTTATAGTCAGGATAATATTGAAGAATTGGCAGATACATTTTTATTAGTAGGTCAGCAGCAGCCAACAGTATTAGGGAGAGTAAATAATGAATTTCGAATAATAAGTGGTCATAGAAGAAACTTAGCTAATATTCTAAATATCGAAAGAGGACATAAAGAATATGAAGAAGTTGAGTATTTATATAAGGATATGACGGAAGCATTTTTCGAATTATCTCTTATAATAGGAAATGCCTTTACTAGAAAGTTAAGTCCTTTTGAAGAAACAGAACAAGTTATAAGGTTAAAAAAGGCATTGATAAGGGCAAGAGATGAAGATGGATTAGAGATAAAAGGAAAATTAAGAAACGTTGTGGCTGAGTTGATGAATACAAGTCGCACTCAGGTAGCTAGAATGGAAGCAATTAATAATAATCTAACTGAAGAAGCTAAGGAACAATTTAAGGAAGGTAATTTAGGAATAACAGTAGCATATGAGACTAGTAAATTACCTGAAGAGGAGCAAAAGGAAATAGCTAAAAAAGTAGCAAATGGAGAGGAAATAAAATCTAAAGATATAGTAACGGTAGTTCAAGAGACTAGAAAAGAAACGGTGTCCGTTTCGGACACCAAAGCCAATGAAGAAAATGATATTAATTTGGTAGTTATAGATAATGATGTAGTTGATAAGGATACTGGTGAAATAGTAGAGCAGATAGTTCCAGAATATTTATCTAAAAGTGTAATAGACAGAATAAAAGAAATGACAACAAGTGAAATGGCAGATTTTTTGTGTGAAAAGTGTACTGGTATAGGTGGTGGAAATGGATGCTCAGGACTTTGTGATTTTGCTCTTTCATGTAAGTACACAAATAGACGAGAAGTATGTTTACAATGGTTAAATTCAAAACAATAG